In one window of Mobula hypostoma chromosome 1, sMobHyp1.1, whole genome shotgun sequence DNA:
- the LOC134352771 gene encoding desmocollin-1-like — protein MRGCDYRATALFASVLLVVARLEEACVKDSMVVVVRQSTIKAGDLISKVDLDNCQHETLLIGTNDPDVSVEFDGSLYAVRDFNVTSGQKTFNIELQDSVTRITWPVQVQLHLWHLQSVLQRQKRQAVPLRRQKRRWRPRPFTITENDIGPFPKHIQFIRSEFEKDYPNIIYGLSGEGVERPPIGLLSIDPKTGEIKALRSVDREQYPVLKLNGYARNSPELYLDLTIKILDVNDNVPKFTQEVFQAEVPECSANGTSVLNLTATDLDEPQTLNTMLKYNILSQVPLSRFGQLFSVNEKTGEIKTYSDKLNREEHETYKLTVEVRDMDGASYGLRSTGTVVITVTDMNDHAPTFKKSEYTIEVKEGESNMMVLRMPIEDEDVQNTSASRAVFTIIKGNENKNFNVSTDRKTNDGLLYVAKPLDKEATSSVQLEIEVENEAALVRGSTKKDVSIVTVNVIDVDEGPEFVPHIKELWTEENIPIGKVLGSYTAMDPETKSSSGIRYRELSDPADWVSINSKTGEIQTTAILDRESTYVKHNEYNVTVLAIEDISSRTGTGTVVINLIDINDNSPFVSNKDLFICENGQEKFVNISAEDYDASPNTAPFTFLLPDDPPEIKNKWMIFNEMGSFAYLKPTDDVVPGYFQVPIIIQDQQHRESTETLRITVCECLNQMQCSARLASKNAVLGGLGILTMFVAALLLLCLLLAAFAMYCGNDRKKKPPFIPPGQYQQSLIVSNEEGGGQQDMNLKVLEIPRNDSKNIGYVDRINVEYDRNMGNSDSADVDMSHVSPGSQIVIQNITSTTNEIFYDQNGVMITNSGSCVDGGTGTFGRRKSHGLIELLRSQVDQVYEEEQEDIGVPYDYVPEFSHERVNSIHGSIASDVVDARGLEYMNSLGPKYGPLNSFSVKK, from the exons GTGGTTGCTCGACTTGAAGAGGCATGTGTCAAAGATTCTATGGTTGTGGTTGTACGACAGAGTACAATTAAAGCAGGAGATCTAATTTCAAAAG TGGATCTGGATAATTGCCAACATGAAACTTTGCTGATCGGCACCAATGATCCTgatgtcagtgtggagtttgatGGCTCTTTGTATGCTGTTCGTGACTTCAATGTTACTTCTGGTCAAAAGACCTTTAACATTGAGCTGCAAGATTCAGTGACTCGGATCACTTGGCCTGTACAAGTCCAGCTACATCTTTGGCATTTACAG TCTGTTCTTCAAAGGCAGAAGCGGCAGGCTGTTCCACTGCGCCGTCAGAAAAGACGTTGGAGACCTCGTCCCTTCACCATCACTGAGAACGACATTGGTCCTTTCCCCAAGCATATTCAGTTT ATAAGATCGGAATTTGAGAAAGACTATCCCAATATTATCTATGGATTATCAGGTGAAGGGGTTGAACGTCCTCCAATTGGCCTGTTATCTATAGACCCCAAAACTGGTGAAATtaaggcattgaggagtgtggatCGAGAGCAATATCCAGTTTTGAAA CTGAATGGATATGCAAGGAATTCCCCTGAGCTCTACCTTGATCTAACTATCAAAATTCTTGATGTGAATGATAATGTGCCTAAATTTACTCAAGAGGTGTTCCAAGCAGAAGTACCTGAGTGTTCAGCAAATG GTACTTCAGTGCTGAACCTTACTGCCACAGACTTGGATGAACCCCAAACTCTAAATACAATGCTAAAGTATAACATTCTGAGCCAGGTACCCCTCTCCAGATTTGGTCAACTCTTCTCTGTCAACGAAAAGACAGGTGAAATCAAAACCTACAGTGATAAGTTAAATCGAGAG GAACACGAAACGTACAAGCTCACAGTTGAAGTCAGAGATATGGATGGGGCATCTTATGGATTACGCTCAACTGGGACCGTAGTTATCACAGTCACCGATATGAATGATCATGCACCAACATTCAAAAAGTCCGAA TATACCATTGAAGTAAAAGAGGGTGAAAGTAATATGATGGTCCTCCGAATGCCCATTGAGGACGAAGATGTACAAAACACAAGTGCAAGtagagctgtgttcacaatcatCAAGGGGAATGAAAATAAGAATTTTAACGTATCAACTGATCGCAAAACCAATGATGGCCTTTTGTACGTCGCCAAG CCTCTAGATAAAGAAGCAACCTCTTCAGTCCAGTTGGAAATTGAAGTGGAGAATGAGGCCGCCCTAGTTAGGGGCTCCACCAAGAAGGATGTTTCCATAGTAACAGTCAATGTTATAGATGTGGATGAAGGTCCAGAGTTCGTGCCCCACATCAAGGAGCTGTGGACAGAGGAGAACATCCCCATAGGGAAAGTGCTGGGATCTTACACAGCGATGGATCCTGAGACAAAGAGCAGCAGCGGTATCAG GTATCGTGAGTTAAGTGACCCAGCAGACTGGGTCTCCATCAATTCCAAAACTGGGGAGATCCAGACAACAGCCATACTGGACAGGGAGTCCACATACGTAAAACACAACGAGTACAATGTGACAGTGCTGGCTATTGAAGATA TCTCATCGAGAACAGGCACTGGGACCGTGGTGATAAATTTGATCGATATCAACGACAACAGTCCATTTGTCTCCAATAAAGACCTGTTCATTTGTGAGAACGGACAAGAAAAGTTTGTAAATATTTCAGCTGAGGATTATGATGCATCACCCAACACAGCTCCATTCACATTTCTCCTGCCAGATGATCCACCTGAGATTAAAAATAAGTGGATGATCTTCAATGAAATGG GATCCTTTGCCTATTTGAAGCCAACAGATGATGTTGTCCCTGGATACTTTCAGGTTCCCATCATTATTCAGGATCAGCAACACCGTGAGAGCACGGAAACATTGCGGATCACTGTATGTGAATGCCTTAACCAAATGCAATGCTCTGCCAGACTTGCATCGAAGAACGCAGTTCTTGGTGGTCTGGGAATCCTTACTATGTTTGTGGCTGCTTTGTTACTGCTAT GCTTACTCCTGGCAGCTTTCGCGATGTACTGTGGGAATGATAGAAAGAAAAAGCCTCCATTCATTCCCCCTGGTCAATATCAGCAGAGCCTCATTGTCTCCAATGAAGAAGGTGGTGGTCAGCAAGATATG AATCTTAAAGTATTGGAAATCCCCAGGAATGATAGTAAAAATATTGGATACGTTGACAGGATAAATGTGGAGTATGACCGAAACATGGGGAACAGCGACAGCGCAGATGTTGACATGTCACACGTCAGCCCTGGTTCACAGATAGTGATACAAAATATAACCAGCACTACAAATGAAATATTCTATGACCAGAATGGCGTGATGATTACGAACTCGGGAAGTTGTGTGGATGGTGGGACAGGAACTTTTGGACGAAGGAAGAGTCATGGCTTGATAGAGCTCCTTCGATCTCAAGTTGACCAG GTGTATGAAGAGGAGCAGGAAGATATTGGGGTACCGTATGATTATGTACCTGAATTTAGTCATGAAAGGGTCAATTCCATTCATGGGTCCATTGCCAGTGATGTGGTCGacgccagaggactggaatacatGAACAGTTTGGGACCCAAGTATGGGCCCTTAAACAGCTTCtcagtaaagaaataa